One Rosa chinensis cultivar Old Blush chromosome 5, RchiOBHm-V2, whole genome shotgun sequence genomic region harbors:
- the LOC112203817 gene encoding uncharacterized protein LOC112203817, protein MANRRGRGGFRMEGRGNTNDMEEIKGLIEQLSERLARIETQGRDDGESSDGEESVHSHGDRRHGNNHDHHSLNLKDLPEFEGRMRPDEFIDWLNTIERIFDYKHTLDERKVKMVAIKLTHKASAWWESLRSRRERLGKPKIKNWEKMKKELRKRFLPENYTQNNFMKLHNIRQGSRTVDEFTEEFDLLTTRCGVIEEEEQLIARYLGGLRKEIHDVVVLQQYWSYNDVYKLASEVEKQLKVRQKRPSNEDSYHKQIAAKWVAPSETDKNGEQKIEFQNNRTNLKEGGKPKKCFNYSGLGHIASECPNRRVVNLVEEIGETSEARHGELMISDDCHYYNDEEVTCSDQGESLVIRRTMNASKIEEHPDWKRHNIFHTKCTSNGKVCQVIIDGGSCENIVAQEMVDKLNLQTERKPISYKLQWFKKGSDVVVNQRCLVSFSIGKNYQDSQWCDVAPMDACHLLLGRPWQFDRRAHHDGYQNTYSFLQDGKKIILGPSRADYKPKSSKAESCSFLSTKKFLTESKESGELYMLMVKEVGTDDFSYSKVLAPLLEEYSEVIPEELPSGLPPMRDIQHHIDLVPGSSSPNRPHFRMSPQEYEELNRQVIELLQKGVIRESMSPCAVPALLTPKKDGTWRMCIDSRAINKITVKYRFPIPRLDDMLDHLSGAKVFSKIDLRSGYHQIRIRPGDEWKTAFKTRDGLFEWLVMLFRLTNAPSTFMRLMNQVFRPFIGKFVVVYFDDILVYSLNEAEHLKHLQEIFEVKSSIEENNKLNSLSLVIVGAACVFHLNIQAMGEERQQSIYPSRHRYDEK, encoded by the coding sequence ATGGCTAACAGACGTGGTAGGGGAGGTTTTCGGATGGAGGGTCGTGGCAATACCAACGACATGGAGGAAATCAAGGGGTTGATTGAACAACTTAGTGAACGCCTTGCTCGCATCGAAACTCAAGGCCGTGATGATGGTGAGAGTTCCGACGGGGAGGAGAGTGTTCATTCTCATGGTGATAGGAGGCATGGTAATAACCATGATCACCATTCTTTAAACTTGAAGGACCTCCCTGAGTTTGAAGGAAGAATGCGACCAGATGAATTCATTGATTGGCTTAACACCATTGAAAGAATTTTTGATTACAAGCACACTCTTGATGAAAGAAAGGTGAAGATGGTGGCAATCAAATTGACACACAAGGCCTCTGCTTGGTGGGAATCCTTGCGATCTCGCCGTGAACGCCTAGGAAAGCCGAAGATCAAGAATTGGgaaaagatgaagaaagaaTTGCGAAAAAGATTTTTACCAGAAAACTATACTCAAAACAACTTTATGAAACTTCACAACATAAGGCAGGGGTCGAGAACAGTTGATGAGTTCACAGAGGAGTTCGATCTCTTGACTACAAGATGTGGGGTGATAGAGGAAGAGGAGCAGTTAATTGCAAGATATCTTGGAGGGTTACGAAAAGAAATTCATGATGTGGTGGTTTTACAACAATATTGGAGttacaatgatgtttataaatTGGCTAGTGAGGTGGAGAAACAATTAAAAGTACGTCAGAAGCGGCCTAGCAATGAGGACTCCTACCACAAACAAATTGCTGCCAAGTGGGTTGCACCATCTGAGACTGATAAAAACGGAGAACAAAAGATTGAATTCCAGAACAACCGCACCAATCTCAAGGAGGGTGGCAAGCCTAAGAAGTGTTTCAACTATTCGGGGTTGGGACATATAGCATCTGAATGTCCTAATCGGCGGGTGGTGAACTTGGTTGAGGAAATAGGAGAAACAAGTGAAGCAAGACATGGTGAACTAATGATATCTGATGATTGTCATTATTATAATGACGAAGAAGTTACCTGTAGTGATCAAGGTGAGTCACTTGTGATAAGAAGAACCATGAATGCATCAAAAATAGAAGAGCACCCAGATTGGAAAAGACATAATATATTTCATACAAAGTGCACTTCCAATGGTAAGGTGTGTCAAGTTATCATTGATGGGGGGAGTTGTGAAAACATTGTGGCACAAGAGATGGTAGACAAGTTGAACTTGCAAACAGAAAGGAAACCAATATCCTATAAGCTGCAGTGGTTCAAAAAAGGTAGTGATGTAGTTGTCAACCAACGTTGTTTGGTATCATTCTCTATTGGAAAAAACTACCAAGACTCACAATGGTGTGATGTAGCACCAATGGATGCTTGCCATCTCTTATTAGGCCGTCCTTGGCAATTTGATAGGAGAGCTCACCATGACGGGTACCAAAACACCTACTCTTTCTTGCAGGATGGAAAGAAAATTATTTTGGGTCCATCTAGAGCAGACTACAAACCAAAATCATCCAAAGCAGAGAGCTGCAGTTTTCTCTCCACAAAGAAGTTTTTAACTGAATCCAAAGAGAGTGGGGAATTGTATATGTTGATGGTGAAAGAAGTGGGTACTGATGATTTTAGTTATTCCAAGGTGTTAGCACCTTTGCTGGAGGAATATAGTGAAGTCATTCCTGAGGAGTTACCTTCTGGGCTACCACCTATGCGTGACATACAACACCACATTGATCTCGTACCAGGTTCAAGTTCGCCAAACAGGCCTCACTTCCGCATGAGTccacaagaatatgaagagctCAATAGGCAAGTAATTGAGTTGCTACAGAAAGGAGTGATCCGGGAAAGTATGAGTCCGTGTGCAGTACCAGCATTACTCACACCTAAGAAGGATGGGACCTGGCGTATGTGTATTGACAGTAGAGCAATAAATAAGATAACAGTAAAGTATAGGTTTCCAATCCCACGCTTGGATGATATGCTTGACCACTTATCTGGAGCTAAGGtattttcaaaaattgattTACGAAGTGGGTACCATCAGATAAGGATAAGGCCTGGAGATGAATGGAAGACTGCTTTCAAGACCCGTGATGGTCTGTTTGAGTGGCTTGTAATGCTGTTCAGGTTAACGAATGCCCCTAGCACATTCATGCGACTCATGAATCAGGTATTTCGCCCTTTTATTGGAAAATTCGTGGTTGTTTATTTCGACGATATTCTTGTGTATAGTCTTAATGAAGCAGAACACTTGAAGCACCTACAAGAGATTTTTGAA